GCCCAGGGACACCGCGCGCGAGGCCGCCCGGGCGAGCGAGGGCGACGGCGGCTCCCTGGCCCCCGTCGCCACGCCGGAAGCCCCCGACGCGAAGAAGGATGAGTGGAAGGTGGACGCGCCCCCGGGCGTGGCCAGCAGTCAGGTCCCCATCGACGTGCGCGAGGGCACGTGGATGAACGTGGACGTCAGCCCGCGCGGGGACGAAATCCTCTTCGACCTGCTGGGGGACATCTACGCGCTGCCCATCGCGGGCGGCGAGGCGCGCGCGCTGACGTCCGGCGCCGCGTGGGACATGCAGCCGCGCTACAGCCCGGACGGGAGGTCCATTGCGTTCACCAGCGACCGGGGCGGCGGGGACAACGTCTGGGTGATGGACCGCGACGGCAAGAACCCGCGCGCGGTGACGCAGGAGAAGTTCCGCCTGCTCAACAGCCCGGCGTGGAGCCCGGACGGCCAGTTCCTGGTGGCGCGCAAGCACTTCACCGGCCGGCGCTCGCTGGGCGCGGGCGAGGTGTGGATGTACCACCGCGCGGGCGGCGAGGGCGTGAAGCTCACCGAGCGCGCCAACGACCAGAAGGACCTGGGCGAGCCCGCGTTCTCACCGGACGGACGCTACGTCTACTTCAGCCAGGACGTCACGCCGGGGAAGTCCTTCGAGTACGACAAGGATCCGAACAAGGAGCTCTACGCCATCCAGCGGCTGGACCTGGACACGAAGGAGGTGGAGCCCTTCGTCACCGGCCCGGGTGGCTCCATCCGGCCCACGCCGTCGCGGGACGGCAAGCAGCTGGCGTTCGTGCGGCGGGTGCGCGGCAAGAGCGTGCTGTACGTGGCGGACGTGAAGTCCGGCGCGGAGCGGCCGCTGTATGACGGGCTCGACCGGGACATGCAGGAGACGTGGGCCATCCACGGCGTGTCCCCGGTGATGGCGTGGACGCCGGACAACAAGTCGCTGGTGTTCTGGGCGGGCGGGACGCTGCACCGCATCGACGTGGCGACAAAGAAGGTGTCGGCCATCCCCTTCCACGTGAAGGGCACGCGCACGGTGTTCGCGGCGGTGAAGGGCACGCGGCCCGTGGCGCCGGACCGCTTCGACGTGAAGATGCTGCGCTGGATGCAGGTGTCACCGGATGGCAAGAGGCTGGTGTACCAGGCGCTGGGCAAGCTGTACGTGAAGGACCTGCCGTCGGGGCAGCCGCGGCGGCTGACGCGGCAGAACGAGCACCTGGAGTTCTATCCGTCGTTCTCCCGGGACGGGCGCTCCATCGTCTACACGACGTGGGACGACGACGCGCTGGGCGCGGTGCGCGTGGTGGCGGCCACGGGCGGCGAGGGCCGCGTGGTGACGGCGCAGCCGGGCTTCTACGTGGAGCCCGCGCTCAGCCCGGATGGCAGGTGGGTGGTGTACCGGACGACGGGCGACGGCTACCTGATGCCGGGCACGTGGAGCCGGGAGACGGGGCTGTTCGTGGTGCCGTCCACGGGCGGGGGCGCGGCGCGCAAGCTGACGCGGGACGGGGAGCAGCCGCACTTCGGCGCGAAGTCGGACCGCGTGTACTTCCTGCACGTGGAGTCCAAGGACGTGGAGGACGTGCGCACGCTGCGCAGCATCGGGCTGGACGGTGGCGAGCCTCGCACGCACCTGACGAGCGGCGGCGCGCTGGAGATGCGCGTGTCGCCGGATGACCGGTGGGTGGCCTTCCGCGAGGACTTCAACGCGTACGTGACGCCCTTCGTGCGCGGCGCGAAGGAGGCGCGGGTGGGACCGTCCACCAAGGCGATGCCGGTGACGCAGGTGAGCCGTGACGCGGGCGAGTACCTGCACTGGTCCGGCACGGACGCGCGGCTGTCGCTGCACTGGGCGCTGGGGCCCAGGCTCTACACGCGGGCGCTGAAGGACGCGTTTACGTTCATGGACGGTGCTCCCAAGGCGCTGCCGCCGCCGGAGGCGGACGGGGTGGAGGTGGCGTTCTCCCAGAAGTCGGACGTGCCGGAGGGGACGCTGGCGCTGGTGGGCGGGCGCATCGTCACGATGAAGGGCGAGCAGGTGGTGGAGGAGGGCGTGGTGGTGGTGAAGGGCAACCGCATCGTGGCGCTGGGCCCGGTGGGGAAGGTGAACGTGCCCGCGTCCGCGAAAATCGTGGACGTGAAGGGCAAGACGCTGATGCCGGGCCTGGTGGACGTGCACTGGCACGGGGCCATGGGCGTGGACGGGCTGATGCCGGAGCAGAGCTGGGTGCAGGCGGCGTCGCTGGCGTTCGGGGTGACGACGCTGCACGACCCCTCCAACCACTCGGAGACCATCTTCGCCGCCAGCGAGCTGGGCAAGGCGGGGATGCTCACGTCGCCGCGCATCTTCTCCACGGGCACCATCCTGTACGGCGCGGCGAGCGCGGACGCGCACGTCGAAATCGACACGCTGGACGACGCGCGCCGGCACCTGCGGCGGATGAAGGCGTTGGGCGCGTTCAGCGTGAAGAGCTACAACCAGCCCCGGCGCGACCAGCGGCAGAAGGTGCTCCAGGCGGCGCGCGAGCTGGACATGCTGGTGGTGCCCGAGGGCGGCTCGCTGCTCCAGCACAACCTGACCATGGTGGTGGACGGGCACACGGCGCTGGAGCACTCGCTGCCGGTGGCGCGCATCTACGAAGACGTGCGCCAGCTCTGGAAGGGCACGCAGGTGAACTACACGCCGACGCTGGGCGTGGCCTACGGCGGGCTCATGGGGGAGAACTACTGGTACCAGAAGACGAACGTCTGGGAGGACACGCGCCTGCTGTCGTTCGTGCCCCGGCGCGTGGTGGACGGGCGTTCGCGCCGCCGCGTGATGATCCCGGACGAGGAGTTCAACCACCAGAACGTGGCCCGCGTGGCGAAGGAGCTGAACGACCTGGGCGTGAGCGTGCAGCTGGGCGCGCACGGCCAGCGTGAAGGCCTGGCGGCGCACTGGGAGCTGGCGATGTTCGTGCAGGGCGGCATGTCGCCGATGCAGGCCTTGCGCGCGGGCACGCTCAACGGCGCGCGCCACCTGGGCATGGACAAGGACCTGGGCTCGCTGGAGGTGGGCAAGCTGGCGGACCTGGTGGTGCTGGACAGGAACCCGCTGGAGGACATCTCCAACAGCCGCACGGTGCGCTACACGATGGTGAACGGCCGGCTGTACGACGCGAACACGCTGAACGAAGTGGGCACGCGGCAGCGCACGCGCGCGAAGTTCTACTTCGAGAAGGACGGCAACGAGGGCTGGAGCCCCCGCGCCACCACGCACGCCACGGAGCAGGTCTGCGATTAGGCGTCGTCCTCGTGTTGTGCGGAGCGCTCGCGGGCTGCGCATCAGGCGGCCCGCGGCAGCTCCGTCAATCCCTGGCCCGGGGCCCGGGCCTACTGTGCCGCGAATGTTTTCTGGCCTGTCGCCATCGACAGCTGGACCGGGAGTCGAGAGCCATGTCGCGGAAGGTGAAACAAGCTTTCAAGGACCCCACCCTGCACGACCCGGCTTGACGTACCTTCATCGAGGCAGTGGGCGCACAAGGTCTCCCCTGAGGACCTGACCACCGCGGAGGCGATGCTCGCGGAGGTCCGCGAGTCCCTGCCGTCCCTGGACGACCACGAGCGCCGCAACACGGAAGGCATGCGGGCCTTCCTGGAGCGCCAGCGCGGCTGCCCCCCCTCAGCGGGCTGTCGCGGCCACCTGGGCCAGGGCCCGCTGGATCTGCGGCAAGGCGTAGGGCTTGGGCAGCACCACCACACCCAACCACTGCTGCGGGTCCCCCTCCAGCGCCGCGCGGCCGTGGCCGGATGCGATGATGATGCGCATCGCGGGCTTGCGCAGCGCCACCTCGCGCGCCAGGTCCACGCCGGACATACCCGGCAGCGTGATGTCCGTGAAGAGCACGTCGAACCGCTCCGCCGCCAGCGCCACCCGCGCCTCCTCCGCGCTCGCCACAGACATCACCGCGTGGCCCAGCAGCCCCAGCAGCTCGCTGGCGGACGCGCGGATGTCCTCGTCGTCCTCCACCAGCAGCACGTGCATCCGCCTCGCGGCCTCCTGCGCCGCCGGCGTCTCCCCGGTGCGCGGCGCCTCCGGCCACTGGAGCTTCGGCGTCGCCATCCGTTGCTGCCGCTGGTCCAGCAGCGCCCGCACCTTGCGCGCCAGGTCCTCGCGCCGGTACGGCTTGGACAAAAGGTGCACGCCCGGGTCCAACCGGCCGCCGTGCACGATGGCGTTCTCCGTGTAGCCGGACGTGAAGAGCACCTCGATGTCCGGCTGCAGCGCCTTCGCCTGCCGCGCCAGCTCCGGGCTGCGCACCGGCCCCGGCATCACCACGTCCGTGAACAGCAGGTCCACCGCCACGCCGCTCTTCAGGATGGACAGCGCGCTCTGGCCGTCCACCGCGCGCAGCACGCGGTAGCCCAGCTCCGTCAGCATCTCCACCACCGTCGCGCGGACCTCCGCGTCGTCCTCCACCGCGAGGATGGTCTCCTTCCCGCCCTCCACCGGCCCCGTCGCCACCTCCGTCACCGGCGCCTCCGGCTGGAAGGCGCGCGGCAGGTACACCTTCACCGTCGTGCCGTGCCCCAGCTCGCTGTAGAGCTTCACGTGCCCGCCGGACTGCTTCACGAAGCCGTACACCATGCTCAGCCCCAGGCCCGTGCCCCGGCCCTCCGGCTTCGTGGTGAAGAAGGGCTCGAACGCGCGCTCCATCACCTCCGGCGTCATGCCCCCACCCGTGTCCGACACCGCCAGCAGCACGTACGCCCCGGCCATCACCTCCGGGTGCGCCTGCGCGTAGTGGTCGTCCAGCGCCGCGTTGCTCAACTCCAGCGTCAGCTTCCCGGCGCCCCCCATCGCGTCGCGCGCGTTGATGGCCAGGTTGAGGATGACGTTCTCCAGCTGGTGCGGGTCCGCCAGCGTGTTCCACAGCCCGCCGCCGATGACCGTCTCCAGCTCCACGTCCTCGCCCAGCGCGCGGCGCAGCAGGTCGTCCATCCCCCGCACCAGCCGGCCCAGGCTCAGCGAGCGCGGCTCCAGCGGCTGCCGCCGCGAGAACGCCAGCAACTGCCCGGACAGCCGGGCCCCGCGCTCCACCGCGCTCAGCGCCGAGCGCACCCGGTTCAAGCCCCGCTCGTTGCCCGCCACGTCGCGCTGGAGCAACTGGAGATTCCCGCCCACCACCTGGAGCAGGTTGTTGAAGTCGTGCGCCACGCCGCCCGTGAGCTTGCCCACCGCCTCCATCTTCTGCGCCTGACGGAGCTGCTCCTCCGTCTGCCTCTGCTCGGTGACGTCACGCCCGGCGGCGTACAGCACGCCGTCCTCCGGCACCGGCACCGCCGTCCAGGAGATGCGCCGGTAGCCGCCGTGCTTGCAGCGGTAGGCGCTCTCGAAGTTCAGCGTGGGATTGCCTCCCTCCAGGCGGCGCACCTCGGCGCGCGACCGAGCGTAGTCGTCCGGGCGCTCCAGCCACTCCGACGTGCGGCCCAGCAGCTCCTCCTCCGTCCACCCCAGCATCCGCGTCCAGGCCGGGTTGACGCTGAGGAACTTCCCCTCCGACAGGCTGCCCACCACCAGCAGGTCCTGGGACACGTTCCACACGCGGTCCCGCTCCCGCGTGCGCTGCGCCACGCGCTGCTCCAGCGTCTCGTTGGCCTGCTTCAGGTCCGACAGCGCCTTGAGCCGGGACAGCGCCGCCCACACGCGGTCGGCCACGTCGCGGCACAGCTCGAGCTCCTCGTCCGTCCACGGGCGCGGCTGCACGTCGTGCAGGAAGAGCACCGCCACGAACCGGCCGTGCTCCAGCAGCGGGATGTTGAACAGCGCCCGGATGCCCACCTGCTCCAGCGCGTCCGCCTGGGGCGCCGTGCGCGGGTCCTCCCGCACGTCCGGGATGGCCACCACCTCGCCCTTCAAGAGGTCTTCCAGGAACACGCCGTAGTCGTGGAAGCGGTGCACGCCCTCCACCCGCGCCACGTCCGGCGAGGCCACCCAGTTCGGGTGCATCAGCACCAGCGCGTGCGCCGCGTCCACCGTGCCGTAGCCCGCGCGCGGCACGCCCAGCAGCCGCCCCACCACCTCCATGGCCAGCTGCGCGGCGGAGTCCGCGGACGAGGCCTCGCGCAGCCGGTCCGCCATCTCCAGCAGCGCCGTCTGCCGCAGCTCCGCCCGCTTGCGCGCGTCGATGTCCACCAGCACGCCGGGAAAGCGCAGCGGCGCGCCCCGCGCGGACAGGTGGCAGTGGCCGCTGGCCTCCACCCACCGGTTCGCGCCGTCGGCGTGGAGCACGCGGTACTCGGCGCGGTACGCCCCCCCCGTCGCCAGCGCGCGGGCGATGGCCGTCTCCACCCCGGGCCGGTCCTCCGGGTGGATGGAGGCCACGAACTGGGCGATGGGCAGCCCCTCACGCGCCTGCACGGGGTCCAATGAGAAGGAATGCGCGAAGCGCTCATCCGCGACGACGCGGTTGCCGGGCACATCCCACACCCAGGTGCCAATCATTGCCTCGGCGTTGAGCGCCAACTGCACGCGCTCGTTCGCCTCGCGCAGGGCATCGTCGGTCTGGCGGCGCTCGGTGACGTCCTGGGTGACGCCCACCAGTTGCACCGGCTTGCCGGCCGCGTCGTACACCAGCGACGCGCGCCGGTGGATCCACCGCAAGGCCCCGGTGTCATGACGGCGGATGCGGTACTCCACCGACTGCGTGACCTGGCCCGTTTCCCGCGTGCGCGCGTTGGACACGTGGCGCCGGTCCTCCTCCAGCGCGAGCGCCTCGATGACCGGCGCGGGCAGCGTCTCCGAGACCGGCACGCCGTACAGCCGGCAGAACTCCGGCGTCACCGTCAGCTGGTTGGTGGCGATGTCCAGCGTGAACACGCCAATGCCGCCCGCCTCCTGGGCCAGCCGCAGCTGCTCCTGCTTCACGCGCGCGTCGGCGTTCCCGCCAGGGGAGGCCGCGGCCCCGGGCGCCGTGCCAACGCCGTCATCCAGCCCCGCGGCGCGCAGGCGGAATCGCAGACGTTCGACCTCGGCCCTCAGGGCCTGTTCCGTTTCGGAAGGGGGCGCGCTCATGAGCGGGGGGACCGCGGGTCGGGGGGGACGACCTTCAGCCATGGCACTGTCGCCCGGGTCCTCCGGGGTGGGCAACGGGGATTTCCGAAGGAGTCATTCCCCTGCGTCCCATCGCCTTGACGCAGGGCAGCCAGGGCGTCAGCCCGGCCCGGCCTGGGGAATACCGCGCGCGGCGGCGTGTCCAGGGCCTCCAGAATCTGGAAGACGTCACGGGTCACCAGGGCCCCTGCGCGCCATGGAACGTCCCGCGTAGCGGAGAGTCGTGAACACTCACATCACCCGCGGGTCGCAATGCTCACTTCCCGCCTTGACGCTGCCAGGAATTTCTTTAAAGAATGCGCGCACGTCCTCTTCTTCTTGGAAGATGGCGTATGTACCGGACCTCGCGTTCCCCAACCGCGGAACCGGTGCGTGACGTCCCAGTTGAGCCCCGCGCGCCGCGTTCCCCCTCTCGGCGCGCGGTGGCCCCTGGGACTTCCACCCCGCCCCTCATCACTCATCAGGTCCCCTCGAGGATTCGAGTGTCCACGTCCGCCTTCGTCCTGCCCGTCTCGCTGGCCCTGCAACTGCTCACCTCGGCATCGCCTTCCCCCCAGAACACGGCGACCGCGCCCTCCCAGGAGCCCGCGCCGAAGTCCCCGGCCACCTCGTCGGTGAAGGCCACGCCCCCGGCCGTGACGAAGCTGAGCGCCGCGCAGCAGGCCACGGCGGCGAAGCTGATGGGGCCCGCGCTCGCGGAGGGCCATGCGTACGCGCGGCTGGCGGAGCTGACGGACGGCATCGGGCCGCGCCTGTCCGGCTCCGAGTCCGCGGAGGCCGCGGTGCAATGGGCCCTGCGCTCCTTCCAGGCGGACGGGGTGAAGGCGTGGAAGGAGCCGGTGAAGGTGCCACGCTGGGTGCGGGGCGAGGAGCACGGCGAAATCCTCGCCTCCGGGCGCACGCGCGGCCTGCCCCTGGCGCTCCTGGCCCTGGGCGGCAGCGCCCCCACGCCGCCGGAGGGCATCACGGCGGAGGTGGTGGAGGTGGACTCCCTGGAGGAGCTGGCGGCGCTGGGGGACAAGGTGAAGGGCCGCATCGTGTTCTTCAACCACACCATGTCGGAGGCGGCGGACTACGGCCGCTTCGCGGGGCTGCGAGGCCGGGGTCCGGCGGCGGCGGCGAAGCAGGGCGCGGTGGCCGCGCTGGTGCGCTCGCTGGCCACGGCGTCGCTGCGCTCACCGCACACGGGGTCCACGCGCTTCGATGAAGGCGGCCCGCGCCTGCCCGCGGCGGCGGTGTCGGTGGAGGACGCGCTCACGCTGCACCGGATGCTCCAGGGCGGGGCGGTGAAGGTGCGGCTGGTGCTGGGGTGCTCGGAGCTGCCGGACGCGGACTCGTCCAACGTGGTGGCGGAGGTGCGGGGCCGCGAGAAGCCGGACGAGGTGGTGCTCCTGGGCGCGCACCTGGACTCGTGGGACGTGGGCACGGGCGCGCACGACGACGGCGCGGGCGTGGTGATGGTGATGGAGGCCGCGCGGCTCATCGCGAAGCTTCCCCAGGCGCCCCGGCGCACGGTGCGCGTGGTGCTGTTCATGAACGAGGAGAACGGGCTGCGCGGCGGACGCGCGTACGCGCAGGCGCACGCGAAGGAGCTGCCGAAGCACGTGGCCGCGATTGAGATGGACGCGGGCGGCGGGCGGCCCCTGGGCGTGAGCCTGCACGCGGGCCCGGGCGGTGAGACGCTCTTGTGGCCGTGGCTGGCGCCTTTGGAAGGCCTGGGCGCGGCGAAGTTCCTGGTGGGGCACGCGACGGGCGCGGACCTGAGCCCCATGGAGCCCGCGCACGTGCCCTTCGTGGGCGTGCGCGTGGACAGCAGCCGCTACTTCGACGTGCACCACTCCATGGCGGACACGCTGGACAAGGTGGACCCGCAGGACCTGGCGCGCAGCACCGCCGCGGTGACGTGGATGGCTTACGCGCTGGCGGAGTCGCCGGGCACGCTTACGCGTCCCACCGCGCCGGAGTCGGACGACCCGCCGCCGGCGAAGAAGTAGGCCCATGGCTCAAGCCTCCGCCGGGGCCTTGCGCGGACCGCCCTGGCGCAGCGGCAGCTCCGGCAGGAGCAGCGTGACGAGCAGGGCCGCCAGCGCGACGAAGATGGCGAAGCGGTACACCGCCATCGTCGCGCGGGTGAAGGACTCCTTCAGCGCGCGCTCCATGCGGTCCACGGTGGACAGCGCGCGGGCCTCGTCCGCGTCCACGCGGGCGCGGGCCTCGGGCCCTTCTCGCAGGGCCTGACGCCGCTCCTCGGCGAAGCCCTCGCGCAGCTTCGCCTTCACCTGCTCCGGCTGGAAGCGCTGCCCCTGCGGCGCGCCTTCCTCTCCGCCCAGGCCCGCGGGCGCGGACGCGTGCAGCTCCTGACGCACGTCCGGAGGCAGTCCGCGCGTGGCCTGCTGCGTGCGCGCGTGCATCTCCCGGCCCAGCGTGCCCGCGAACACGGTGCCCAGCAGCGCCACGCCCACCGTCATGCCCAGCTGCCGGAAGAACGTCGTCGCGGACGTGGCCACGCCAATGCGCTGGGGCGGCACGGAGTTCTGCACGGCCACGGTGTAGAGCGGGATGGACGGGCCCAGGCCCAGGCCCACCAGCACCATCTTCACCGTGACCTCGGCCTGGCTGGAGTCGGGCGTCAGCGTGAAGGCCATCACCGCGAAGCCGCCCATGAGGAACAAGAGCGCCCCCACCATCAGCGCCTTGTAGCGGCCCATCCGGGACACCAGTTGCCCGGACAGCACGTTGCCCGCCACCACCCCCAGGGTCAGCGGCGTCAGCGTCAGCCCGGAGTGCGTCGCGGACAGCCCCACCACGTTCACCATGAACAGCGGCAGGAAGGTGACGGACGCCAGGAACACCGCGCCAATGATGAACACCGCCGCGTTGCCCGCGGAGAACGCGCGCACGCGGAACAGCGACGGCTCCAGCAGCGGCTCCTTCGCCCGGCGCTCCCGCCACACGAAGAGCCCCAGCCCCAGCGCCGACAGCGCGAACAATCCAAGGATGGGCGCGGAGCCCCACGCGAACCCGCCCGCCTGGGGAGACGCCGCGCCATGGCCCAGGCTGAGCGCGAGCAGCAGCGGCACCACGGCCACCGCCAGCGCCAGCGCCCCCACCACGTCCAGCCTCCCGCCGTGCACGCCCTCCGGCTTGAGCGGCGGCATGCGCAGGAAGATGAGCGCCAGCGCCAACGCGCCCACCGGCAGGTTGATGAAGAACACCCAGTGCCAGCCCAGCGAGTCGGTGATGAAGCCGCCGGCCAGCGGGCCAATGACGCTGGACAGGCCGAACACCGCGCCGAACAGGCCCTGGTACTTGCCCCGGTCGCGCGGCGGGAACAGGTCCGCCACCACCGCCAGCGAAGCGGTGAAGAGCGCCGCGCTGCCCAGCCCCTGCACCGCGCGGCAGAGGATGAGCACGAGCGTGGAGCGGGCCGCGCCGCACAGGAAGCTGCCGGTGAGGAACACGGCGATGCCCGCCACCAGCACCGCGCGGCGGCCCAGCAGGTCGGACAGCTTGCCCCACACGGGCACCATCATCGTGGAGGCCACCAGGTACGCGGTGGTGAGCCACGGGTAGTGCTCCGGCGCGATGTGGAGGTCCGCCTGGATGGTGGGCCCCGCCGTGGCCACGATGGTCTGGTCCAACGCCGCCAGCAGCAGCCCCAGCAGCGCTCCCGCCAGCGTGAAGGCCTTCTGCGAGCGGCTGAACCGCTCGGACGCCGGAGCGGCGTGGGAGTCCAGGGCGGTGTCGGCGGCGGTGTCGGCCATGGCTCGGGCACGCGCTCGGGACGCGTGCATCCGCGCGAATCTGGGGACGGCGGCGGGGGCCTGCCACATCCGCCTGCCCGCCTGCTCTCCGTCCCGGAGGCGATGCGCCGTCGGGCATCCACCGGAAGTACCGTTCAACCGGCAAGGGCCTTTCAGTGAACGCAGCGCGCCGCTCTATCCTGCGCATCCCTTCATGCCGGACGCCGGACGCGCCGGACCCGTGCGTGCGTCCTGCCCAGGAGTGAACATGCGGATCCGTGGAGCGCTGACCTGCGCCGTGATGCTGTCCCTGTCGGTGGGCTGCAAGGATGACCCGACGCCCCGGCCCGACGCGGGAGTCCCGGACGCGGGCTCCCAGGACGACGCCGGCACCGCCGGGCCCACCCTCTCGGAGACGCCTCGCTGGGAGGTCGAAGGGGATGGGCTCGAACCGAAGGAGTGCTTCGGCCGCGGCGTGGCGCTGGGCGACCTCGACGGCGATGGCCGCCAGGACCTGGTGGTGATTTCTCCGCCGTGCACCAGCGGCCCCACCAACCCCGGCCGCGTGATGGTGTACCCCGGCGAGGCGTCCTACTTCTCCAGGACGCCCGTCACCTCCAGGCTGTCATGGGTGCATCCCAGCCCGCGCACGTCGGGCTACCAGATGACGGTGGGCACGGGCGACGTCGACGGGGACGCGTACGCGGACGTGGTGGTGAAGAGCTACTACGGCGTCAGCGTCTACAAGGGCGGACCGGACCTGTCCCAGGTGTTCGCCCAGCCGCTGTTCCGCGTGCCGGACTCCCCGACCACGCGCTTCGGCATCGCGCGGCTGCTGGACGTGGATGGGGACGGGCTGGACGACCTCGTCGTCTCCACCTTCACCGGGAGCACCACCGTCTACCGCGCGACGCCCGGCGGGAAGGAGGGCCCCTTCACCAACGTCCGCGTGCTGTCCGGCTACGCGCAGCCCGCGGGAGACACGGACGGGGACGGCGCCCAGGACCTGCTCATCCCCCTGTACGACGCGGAGAACAGCCAGGGCCTCTTCCTGGGCTGCAAGGCGGACAGCACGCGTGTCTGTGATGGACCGCTCACCACGCAGCCCGTGTGGAAGGGCACGGCGGAGAGCATGAGAGGGATTCCGGACCTGAACGGGGACGGACGCCCGGAGGTGCTCGCGGGGCTCCGGGGCAGCGTGCGCCTGCACCTGTCCGACGCCTCCGTGCAGGGCTACTCCGCCACGCCCGTGTGGACGTTGATGGACGACCCCACCTTCCCCAGCGTGGCCGCCCAGAGCGCCACGGTGGGCGCCATGGCGGAGGGCGGCACGGGCCACGACTTCGTGCTCGCCTCGCTGGGGCGGGTGTACCTCTTCCGCCCCACGCACGACGTGTCCGGTCCGCTGGAGCCGGTGTGGTCGTGGCCGCGCGCCAACCGCCTCCTGCCCCAGACGATGCTGGGCTTCACCCTCCCCAGCGTGGCCAGCCCCGGCGACCTGGACGGGGATGGGTTCGACGACCTGGTGGTGGGCCTCTCGCAGGAGAACGACGGCACACGCGCCCCGGGCCGGGTGCGGGTGTACGGCGGCGGCGCGGTGCCGGACTCGGAGGAGCCAGCGCCCGCGCTGATGCCCACGAAGACGTGCGGCCTCCAGGTGGATCCGGTGAACGGCAAGCCGGACCTCACGGTGGACCGGGACGTCATCGCCCGCTCGCTCTACATCGAGCGGCGCGCCTTCGCGGAGGACTCCTGCGAGGTGCGTGAAGGGTGCGTGCCCGCGGGCGGCGAGCGGCGCCTCCTGCGCTTCACCACCTCCATCGTGAACCTGGGCACCGCGCCGGCGGTGGTGCCCTCCCCGCAGGAGCGCCCGGACCTCTTCGTCTACGACGAGTGCCACCAGCACGACCACCTGGTGAACTTCGCCGGCTACGACCTGAAGGACGCCGCCGGCAACTCCCTGTCCGTGGGGCGCAAGCAGGGCTTCTACATGGTGGACTTCACCCAGTACTGCGCGGACGGCACGCCGTTCTCCTGGTACGACCCGCGCACGGGCATCTCGCCGGGCTGGTCGGACGTCTACACGGCGGACACCGCCTGCCAGTGGCTGGACGTCACGGACACCCCGGACGGCGACTACACCGTGCGCGTGGGCGTGGATGAGAACCACATCATCGATGAGCTGGACGCGCTCCCCAACGAGGCCACCGTCAAGGTGCGCCTGAAGGGGGACACCGTGACCGTGCTGCCCTGAAGCGATAGGGCGGACCGCGCGCATCGTTTCACCGT
The sequence above is drawn from the Corallococcus sp. NCRR genome and encodes:
- a CDS encoding amidohydrolase family protein, producing MNRPLSSLCFALLVPGMLLAAQPLPKPASAPEPAPPGQGEAPPQEPPRPPAPRDTAREAARASEGDGGSLAPVATPEAPDAKKDEWKVDAPPGVASSQVPIDVREGTWMNVDVSPRGDEILFDLLGDIYALPIAGGEARALTSGAAWDMQPRYSPDGRSIAFTSDRGGGDNVWVMDRDGKNPRAVTQEKFRLLNSPAWSPDGQFLVARKHFTGRRSLGAGEVWMYHRAGGEGVKLTERANDQKDLGEPAFSPDGRYVYFSQDVTPGKSFEYDKDPNKELYAIQRLDLDTKEVEPFVTGPGGSIRPTPSRDGKQLAFVRRVRGKSVLYVADVKSGAERPLYDGLDRDMQETWAIHGVSPVMAWTPDNKSLVFWAGGTLHRIDVATKKVSAIPFHVKGTRTVFAAVKGTRPVAPDRFDVKMLRWMQVSPDGKRLVYQALGKLYVKDLPSGQPRRLTRQNEHLEFYPSFSRDGRSIVYTTWDDDALGAVRVVAATGGEGRVVTAQPGFYVEPALSPDGRWVVYRTTGDGYLMPGTWSRETGLFVVPSTGGGAARKLTRDGEQPHFGAKSDRVYFLHVESKDVEDVRTLRSIGLDGGEPRTHLTSGGALEMRVSPDDRWVAFREDFNAYVTPFVRGAKEARVGPSTKAMPVTQVSRDAGEYLHWSGTDARLSLHWALGPRLYTRALKDAFTFMDGAPKALPPPEADGVEVAFSQKSDVPEGTLALVGGRIVTMKGEQVVEEGVVVVKGNRIVALGPVGKVNVPASAKIVDVKGKTLMPGLVDVHWHGAMGVDGLMPEQSWVQAASLAFGVTTLHDPSNHSETIFAASELGKAGMLTSPRIFSTGTILYGAASADAHVEIDTLDDARRHLRRMKALGAFSVKSYNQPRRDQRQKVLQAARELDMLVVPEGGSLLQHNLTMVVDGHTALEHSLPVARIYEDVRQLWKGTQVNYTPTLGVAYGGLMGENYWYQKTNVWEDTRLLSFVPRRVVDGRSRRRVMIPDEEFNHQNVARVAKELNDLGVSVQLGAHGQREGLAAHWELAMFVQGGMSPMQALRAGTLNGARHLGMDKDLGSLEVGKLADLVVLDRNPLEDISNSRTVRYTMVNGRLYDANTLNEVGTRQRTRAKFYFEKDGNEGWSPRATTHATEQVCD
- a CDS encoding hybrid sensor histidine kinase/response regulator, which encodes MSAPPSETEQALRAEVERLRFRLRAAGLDDGVGTAPGAAASPGGNADARVKQEQLRLAQEAGGIGVFTLDIATNQLTVTPEFCRLYGVPVSETLPAPVIEALALEEDRRHVSNARTRETGQVTQSVEYRIRRHDTGALRWIHRRASLVYDAAGKPVQLVGVTQDVTERRQTDDALREANERVQLALNAEAMIGTWVWDVPGNRVVADERFAHSFSLDPVQAREGLPIAQFVASIHPEDRPGVETAIARALATGGAYRAEYRVLHADGANRWVEASGHCHLSARGAPLRFPGVLVDIDARKRAELRQTALLEMADRLREASSADSAAQLAMEVVGRLLGVPRAGYGTVDAAHALVLMHPNWVASPDVARVEGVHRFHDYGVFLEDLLKGEVVAIPDVREDPRTAPQADALEQVGIRALFNIPLLEHGRFVAVLFLHDVQPRPWTDEELELCRDVADRVWAALSRLKALSDLKQANETLEQRVAQRTRERDRVWNVSQDLLVVGSLSEGKFLSVNPAWTRMLGWTEEELLGRTSEWLERPDDYARSRAEVRRLEGGNPTLNFESAYRCKHGGYRRISWTAVPVPEDGVLYAAGRDVTEQRQTEEQLRQAQKMEAVGKLTGGVAHDFNNLLQVVGGNLQLLQRDVAGNERGLNRVRSALSAVERGARLSGQLLAFSRRQPLEPRSLSLGRLVRGMDDLLRRALGEDVELETVIGGGLWNTLADPHQLENVILNLAINARDAMGGAGKLTLELSNAALDDHYAQAHPEVMAGAYVLLAVSDTGGGMTPEVMERAFEPFFTTKPEGRGTGLGLSMVYGFVKQSGGHVKLYSELGHGTTVKVYLPRAFQPEAPVTEVATGPVEGGKETILAVEDDAEVRATVVEMLTELGYRVLRAVDGQSALSILKSGVAVDLLFTDVVMPGPVRSPELARQAKALQPDIEVLFTSGYTENAIVHGGRLDPGVHLLSKPYRREDLARKVRALLDQRQQRMATPKLQWPEAPRTGETPAAQEAARRMHVLLVEDDEDIRASASELLGLLGHAVMSVASAEEARVALAAERFDVLFTDITLPGMSGVDLAREVALRKPAMRIIIASGHGRAALEGDPQQWLGVVVLPKPYALPQIQRALAQVAATAR
- a CDS encoding M20/M25/M40 family metallo-hydrolase — translated: MSTSAFVLPVSLALQLLTSASPSPQNTATAPSQEPAPKSPATSSVKATPPAVTKLSAAQQATAAKLMGPALAEGHAYARLAELTDGIGPRLSGSESAEAAVQWALRSFQADGVKAWKEPVKVPRWVRGEEHGEILASGRTRGLPLALLALGGSAPTPPEGITAEVVEVDSLEELAALGDKVKGRIVFFNHTMSEAADYGRFAGLRGRGPAAAAKQGAVAALVRSLATASLRSPHTGSTRFDEGGPRLPAAAVSVEDALTLHRMLQGGAVKVRLVLGCSELPDADSSNVVAEVRGREKPDEVVLLGAHLDSWDVGTGAHDDGAGVVMVMEAARLIAKLPQAPRRTVRVVLFMNEENGLRGGRAYAQAHAKELPKHVAAIEMDAGGGRPLGVSLHAGPGGETLLWPWLAPLEGLGAAKFLVGHATGADLSPMEPAHVPFVGVRVDSSRYFDVHHSMADTLDKVDPQDLARSTAAVTWMAYALAESPGTLTRPTAPESDDPPPAKK